The Procambarus clarkii isolate CNS0578487 chromosome 24, FALCON_Pclarkii_2.0, whole genome shotgun sequence genome includes a region encoding these proteins:
- the LOC138368204 gene encoding uncharacterized protein, producing MVSPRVVSARVVNARGESPRVVSPRVVSPRGVSARVVSARVVSARGVSPRVVSPRVVSPRGVSARVVSARVVSARGVSPRVVSPRVVSARVVSPRVVSARVVSARVVCV from the coding sequence ATGGTGAGCCCTCGTGTGGTGAGCGCTCGTGTGGTGAACGCTCGTGGGGAGAGCCCTCGTGTGGTGAGCCCTCGTGTGGTGAGCCCTCGTGGGGTGAGCGCTCGTGTGGTGAGCGCTCGTGTGGTGAGCGCTCGTGGGGTGAGCCCTCGTGTGGTGAGCCCTCGTGTGGTGAGCCCTCGTGGGGTGAGCGCTCGTGTGGTGAGCGCTCGTGTGGTGAGCGCTCGTGGGGTGAGCCCTCGTGTGGTGAGCCCTCGTGTGGTGAGCGCTCGTGTGGTGAGCCCTCGTGTGGTGAGCGCTCGTGTGGTGAGCGCTCGTGTGGTGTGcgtgtaa